One Edaphobacter flagellatus genomic region harbors:
- a CDS encoding efflux RND transporter periplasmic adaptor subunit encodes MSSAPISEQEPRIAPSAPERRITSPEPEKPAGLGFRKWLVLLIVALAVGAAVWKIRKNTEEQTAQSQKMAAALDRPTPVQTLAVQQKTMPIYLTQLGTVTAYNTVTVKSRVDGQLIRVNVREGQAVKKGQLLAEIDPAPYQATLSQAKGQLAKDQAQHANDQAQANRYTALYQAGVVSNENAQAQVAAAGQSSGAIQADQAAIQAAQVNLNYTKITSPIDGVVGLRLVDPGNIVHAADANGLLVVTQLQPIAVVFTLPEDHLPDVLDLVRQGKKLPVEAYDRSGTTHLATGTMLTVDNQIDTTTGTVKVKAIFDNKDGALFPNQFVNVRLILEQRPNAIVIPAAALLSGSQGNYVYVVKDGEPPASLRQQGGNGNGHSAGKGSQGGAGTPQAAAGPGHGGQNQPPHYVEVRTVKVDLTEGSQIILSSGVSAGEVVVVDGQEKLRNGSRVIPRQSSNPNGPKPVNPNRAATGVVTSDAQETNTQPKPQGQGHSGGQQP; translated from the coding sequence ATGTCGTCAGCCCCCATCAGCGAACAAGAACCCCGCATCGCACCTTCCGCGCCGGAACGGCGCATTACTTCGCCTGAGCCGGAGAAACCCGCAGGGCTAGGCTTTCGCAAATGGCTCGTCCTGCTGATAGTCGCCTTAGCGGTCGGCGCAGCAGTCTGGAAGATCCGCAAGAATACTGAGGAACAGACGGCCCAGAGTCAGAAGATGGCAGCGGCGCTCGACAGACCAACCCCGGTCCAGACCCTCGCGGTACAGCAGAAGACCATGCCCATCTACCTGACGCAGCTAGGAACGGTGACAGCGTACAACACGGTTACGGTGAAGTCGCGGGTAGATGGCCAGTTGATCCGTGTAAACGTACGTGAAGGACAAGCAGTCAAGAAGGGGCAGTTGCTGGCTGAGATCGATCCGGCACCCTATCAAGCTACTTTGTCGCAAGCAAAGGGTCAGCTGGCTAAAGATCAGGCCCAGCATGCTAACGATCAGGCGCAGGCAAATCGCTATACCGCGCTCTATCAGGCCGGAGTGGTCTCGAACGAAAACGCGCAGGCACAGGTGGCAGCGGCAGGACAGTCCAGTGGAGCCATTCAGGCGGACCAGGCCGCGATTCAGGCGGCGCAGGTAAATCTGAATTACACGAAGATCACCTCGCCTATCGACGGTGTTGTCGGTCTTCGTCTGGTTGATCCCGGCAATATCGTCCATGCAGCTGACGCGAATGGGCTGCTGGTCGTAACGCAACTCCAGCCGATCGCTGTCGTCTTTACTCTTCCCGAGGATCATCTTCCCGATGTGCTCGACCTGGTACGGCAGGGCAAAAAGCTTCCGGTTGAGGCGTATGACCGCTCAGGAACGACGCACCTTGCAACCGGGACCATGTTGACAGTAGACAACCAGATCGACACCACCACCGGAACAGTAAAGGTCAAGGCCATCTTCGACAACAAGGATGGCGCTCTGTTCCCGAATCAGTTCGTCAACGTCCGCTTGATTCTTGAGCAGCGGCCGAATGCAATCGTGATCCCGGCAGCGGCTCTATTGTCCGGGTCTCAGGGCAACTATGTTTACGTTGTGAAGGATGGCGAGCCACCCGCCTCATTAAGGCAACAGGGTGGCAACGGAAACGGACACAGTGCGGGTAAAGGATCGCAGGGTGGGGCTGGTACTCCGCAAGCCGCAGCAGGTCCTGGTCATGGTGGACAAAATCAACCCCCGCATTATGTTGAAGTACGTACAGTCAAAGTGGATCTGACGGAAGGCTCGCAAATTATTCTTTCGAGCGGCGTGTCGGCTGGCGAGGTCGTCGTCGTGGACGGACAGGAGAAGCTTCGCAACGGTAGCCGTGTAATCCCGCGACAGTCATCGAATCCTAATGGTCCAAAACCCGTGAATCCGAACCGCGCCGCAACAGGCGTGGTGACTTCGGATGCCCAAGAAACCAATACCCAGCCGAAACCGCAGGGTCAGGGCCATAGTGGAGGCCAGCAACCATGA
- a CDS encoding UbiA family prenyltransferase, whose translation MVISDTVLAPVTSPVLCVDLDGTLVKSDTLVDSTLALARQHPALLLRLPGWLMEGKASLKKHITASVSLDVAHLPYNRELLQYLEQEHAKGRPIYLATAADEALARRVADHLGLFDGVLASDGAKNLAGNNKLAAFQQAFGDNFCYIGNASPDLPLLRSCREPMVANPTPALSAALRRANVIPVRTFSEKTSSLKAWSKAIRIHQWAKNILIFLPVLLAHALSPALFAAAGMAVLSFGLCASATYIVNDLLDIEADRIHPRKRRRPFASGDLSAISGVGVIVAFLIASIAIAIALPAVVAHISPAKALVRPYHFLAWLAIYAVTTLAYSLRLKRAVLVDVIVLSGLYTIRILAGSAATGVDVSTWLASFSIFFFLSLAFVKRFAELENLRERGGVMSKGRGYHISDVEQLRSFGSASGYVSVAVLTLYISNLDAAQLYTHTKRLWLLVPVLLLWISRLWLQASRGELDEDPVVYAITDRRSLLLGAVVLLIVLSAL comes from the coding sequence TTGGTTATCTCCGACACCGTGCTCGCGCCTGTCACCTCCCCGGTGCTTTGTGTTGACCTCGACGGCACGTTGGTCAAATCGGATACTCTTGTCGATTCGACACTTGCCCTCGCACGCCAGCATCCTGCACTCCTGCTCAGGCTTCCGGGGTGGTTGATGGAAGGTAAGGCCTCTCTTAAGAAACACATAACAGCTTCCGTGTCACTGGATGTAGCCCATTTGCCCTACAACCGGGAACTTTTGCAATATCTCGAGCAGGAGCACGCAAAGGGGCGTCCTATCTATCTGGCTACAGCTGCAGACGAAGCGCTGGCCCGGCGCGTCGCCGACCATCTTGGTTTGTTTGACGGCGTTTTAGCCTCAGACGGAGCAAAGAATCTTGCAGGAAATAACAAATTAGCCGCCTTTCAGCAGGCCTTTGGGGACAATTTCTGTTACATCGGCAATGCATCTCCTGACCTCCCGCTCCTGCGAAGCTGCCGCGAACCCATGGTGGCGAACCCGACTCCGGCATTGAGCGCAGCGTTGCGGAGGGCAAACGTCATCCCGGTTCGGACGTTTTCTGAGAAGACCTCTTCCTTGAAGGCCTGGTCAAAAGCGATCCGTATTCACCAGTGGGCCAAGAATATCCTTATTTTTCTGCCAGTTCTGCTGGCACATGCCCTGTCTCCGGCCCTGTTTGCAGCGGCGGGAATGGCGGTCCTTTCTTTTGGGCTTTGTGCCTCAGCCACCTACATCGTGAACGATCTATTGGATATCGAGGCCGACCGTATCCATCCACGTAAACGCCGTCGACCGTTTGCCTCTGGCGATCTCTCGGCAATCTCGGGCGTCGGCGTCATCGTTGCCTTCCTGATTGCCTCCATTGCTATTGCCATCGCGCTGCCCGCGGTAGTTGCGCACATCTCTCCAGCAAAAGCACTAGTCCGGCCATATCACTTTCTGGCCTGGCTGGCGATCTATGCCGTCACGACGCTGGCCTACTCGCTACGGCTCAAGCGTGCCGTACTGGTCGACGTCATCGTCCTCTCCGGTCTGTACACCATCCGAATCCTTGCGGGTTCGGCCGCAACGGGAGTTGATGTCTCTACGTGGCTTGCAAGCTTCAGTATCTTCTTTTTTCTCTCTCTGGCCTTCGTTAAGCGTTTCGCCGAGCTCGAAAACCTGCGTGAGCGGGGCGGGGTTATGTCCAAGGGGCGTGGCTATCACATCTCCGATGTAGAGCAGCTTCGTAGCTTCGGTTCTGCCTCCGGCTATGTTTCGGTCGCCGTCCTTACGCTCTATATCTCGAACCTCGATGCAGCCCAGCTCTACACGCACACCAAGCGCCTTTGGCTGCTGGTTCCCGTTCTATTGCTCTGGATCAGCCGTCTCTGGCTCCAGGCATCGCGCGGAGAACTTGATGAAGACCCGGTCGTCTACGCCATCACGGACCGCCGCAGCCTGCTCCTTGGGGCGGTCGTCCTATTGATTGTGCTCTCGGCTCTGTAA
- the pheS gene encoding phenylalanine--tRNA ligase subunit alpha gives MSDTIPQLSSYDEPSLEAAFATLSAEVRQQAAALANAEAQENFRLHWLGRKQGRLKLISDAWLKAAPAEARKPLGIRFNQLKQQIEETLESGAVAAKAGAETNVQGIDISLPGTARQPGIAHPLLSTMHEVVRVFHQLGYSTNLGPQVESDFYNFEALNFPPNHPARDTQDTLQIANQQARPSRDRLLMRTHTSPVQIRTMIAQGPPVRIVIPGKVHRNDAADATHSPIFHQIEGLCVDTNITFSDLKGTLDHAMKALFGSAVKTRFFPSFFPFTEPSADVQISCIFCGGTGCRKCKHSGWIELLGCGMVDPAVFAAVTAERRKKNPDDDAYDPAKISGFAFGMGVERIAMMLHGVSDIGQFYSGDMRFLEQFA, from the coding sequence ATGAGTGATACGATTCCCCAGCTCTCCAGCTATGACGAGCCTTCGCTCGAAGCCGCTTTCGCCACACTTTCGGCCGAAGTCCGCCAGCAGGCCGCGGCTCTTGCCAATGCCGAAGCGCAGGAAAACTTTCGCCTTCACTGGCTCGGCCGCAAGCAGGGGCGACTGAAGCTTATCTCCGATGCCTGGCTTAAGGCCGCTCCTGCCGAAGCACGCAAGCCTCTCGGCATCCGGTTCAATCAGCTCAAGCAGCAGATCGAAGAGACTCTGGAATCAGGAGCGGTCGCAGCGAAGGCCGGGGCAGAAACCAATGTTCAGGGAATCGATATTAGCTTGCCCGGTACGGCGCGACAGCCAGGCATCGCTCATCCCCTGCTTTCGACCATGCATGAGGTCGTACGTGTCTTCCACCAGTTGGGCTATTCCACCAATCTTGGCCCGCAGGTTGAGAGCGATTTCTATAACTTCGAGGCACTCAACTTTCCGCCCAATCACCCTGCGCGCGACACACAGGACACCCTGCAGATCGCCAACCAGCAAGCGCGGCCCTCGCGCGACCGCCTGCTGATGCGCACGCACACATCGCCCGTGCAGATCCGCACCATGATCGCGCAGGGGCCTCCTGTCCGCATCGTGATTCCGGGTAAGGTGCATCGCAACGATGCCGCCGATGCAACGCACTCGCCCATCTTCCATCAGATCGAAGGGCTTTGCGTCGACACCAACATCACCTTCTCCGACCTTAAAGGAACGCTTGATCACGCCATGAAGGCGCTCTTTGGCTCGGCAGTAAAGACGCGCTTCTTCCCGAGCTTCTTTCCGTTCACCGAGCCCTCAGCCGACGTGCAGATCTCCTGCATCTTCTGCGGAGGCACAGGCTGCCGCAAGTGCAAGCATTCAGGTTGGATCGAGTTGCTGGGCTGCGGCATGGTCGATCCGGCGGTATTCGCGGCGGTTACAGCGGAGCGTCGCAAGAAAAATCCTGACGACGATGCGTACGACCCAGCAAAGATCTCAGGATTCGCCTTCGGTATGGGCGTCGAACGCATAGCCATGATGCTGCATGGCGTCTCCGATATCGGTCAGTTCTATTCAGGCGATATGCGGTTTTTAGAGCAGTTCGCTTAA
- a CDS encoding phage holin family protein, with protein MRWLLHWILNAVALLVIAHFVQGFDISNFVSALIAVIVIGLLNATLGLLLKFVTLPLGILSFGLFFLVINAVILYFSAKFVPGFSVTTFKAAFLGALGLAIVHLLFGFLPKPASDSN; from the coding sequence ATGCGCTGGTTGCTGCACTGGATTCTGAATGCTGTCGCCCTATTAGTTATCGCCCATTTCGTTCAGGGCTTCGATATCAGCAATTTCGTCTCGGCGTTGATTGCCGTCATCGTGATTGGTTTATTGAACGCAACGCTGGGACTGCTGCTGAAGTTTGTCACACTACCGTTGGGGATTCTCTCTTTCGGCTTGTTCTTTCTGGTCATCAACGCGGTGATTCTGTATTTTTCGGCTAAATTTGTGCCGGGATTTTCCGTGACGACCTTCAAGGCAGCATTTCTTGGAGCGCTGGGGCTAGCCATCGTTCACTTGCTTTTCGGATTTCTCCCCAAGCCGGCCAGCGATTCGAACTGA
- a CDS encoding pyridoxamine 5'-phosphate oxidase family protein produces the protein MGKLFQCIEPAHREFIERQHIFFNASAAATGRVNVSPRDVAALRVLSAHSVVYLDRTGSGNETAAHLLADGRLTLMFCAFEGAPLILRLYGRGHIIPRPSEQYTALLKAHFAAAEPPGARQMVWLDVDSVQTSCGMNVPFFDYVSERDQLTRWAEVKGEATLDEYRRQKNVQSIDGFPTGMFEPVS, from the coding sequence ATGGGAAAACTATTCCAGTGCATCGAGCCGGCTCATCGCGAATTCATCGAGCGGCAGCATATCTTCTTCAATGCCTCGGCGGCGGCGACCGGGCGTGTCAATGTCTCACCACGTGATGTTGCCGCTCTGCGTGTCCTTAGTGCGCACTCTGTCGTTTACCTCGATCGCACTGGCAGCGGTAATGAAACGGCTGCCCACCTGCTTGCGGATGGACGCCTCACTCTGATGTTCTGCGCCTTCGAAGGCGCTCCGCTCATCCTGCGTCTCTACGGACGTGGCCACATCATTCCTCGGCCCAGCGAGCAGTACACCGCACTCCTCAAGGCGCATTTCGCAGCTGCCGAGCCTCCCGGAGCCCGCCAGATGGTCTGGCTTGATGTTGATTCGGTTCAGACCTCTTGTGGTATGAACGTTCCCTTCTTCGACTATGTCAGTGAGCGCGACCAGCTGACTCGTTGGGCCGAGGTTAAGGGTGAGGCGACGCTGGATGAGTACCGCCGGCAGAAAAATGTTCAGAGTATCGACGGCTTCCCGACAGGCATGTTTGAACCTGTTTCTTAG
- the pheT gene encoding phenylalanine--tRNA ligase subunit beta — MRVLTSWLRHYLPTLSVTDRQLADDLTLRGIAVEGVHQLSDGHLFEMDITTNRVDAMNHYGIAREAATIYNLPLAPLHPALPIGTLVDQPFSVRIAPEAKGLCGRFTAQVLRGVTIAPSRGRVAEYFDLLGQKQISNAVDASNFTLLGMGHPTHAFDLDKIEGGIIVRLARRGEKLRLLDGTERTLEADDLVVADEKKALALAGVMGGWDSMITPETKNILVEAAWFDQASVRRSSRRHLLHTDASHRFERGADFNAAPLANALVCELILEAGGKLEGELVDVIDPDVAARTANRVPIELAVAQVRRHLGTTLDPEGITAEIVHQYLASLGCEPLLHGLDVYLVKLPSWRLDLEREIDLIEEIARVYGYNRFANTLPTALPVVDYPSAAAEHAVRNRLLQLGFSEAVSSTFASREDADLFYGTDAEMSAGKKTVAMENPLSEEASLLRPSLIPGMLTMLAHNLNRDVREVRLFEHGQVFTGTIPADAGYVSEVHESQQLSLGMTSAEVRPTPLYPAVDAPIFELKGVIESLTSLFVLPGGEAALSFTTANTPAWLEPGRSACALLNHQPIAYFGELASSSKEARKLRQPVYLAKIDLVRLYELPLRRATSHELSRYQAVERDFSFVFADSIVWSNIAEAIHALAISELTRLTPEEIFRDPKGKAVAQGQYSLLLRTVFQSHDRTLREEEIASWSMRIVETLKALGGTQRA, encoded by the coding sequence ATGAGAGTGCTTACAAGCTGGCTGCGCCACTATCTCCCTACGCTTTCTGTTACGGATCGGCAACTGGCCGACGACCTCACCCTTCGCGGCATCGCCGTCGAAGGCGTTCACCAGCTTAGCGACGGGCATCTCTTCGAGATGGACATCACGACCAACCGCGTCGACGCCATGAACCACTACGGCATCGCGCGAGAGGCGGCAACGATCTACAACCTTCCGCTTGCGCCGCTTCATCCTGCGCTGCCCATCGGCACGCTTGTCGATCAGCCGTTCTCTGTCCGCATCGCGCCGGAGGCCAAGGGCCTCTGTGGGCGCTTCACGGCGCAGGTGCTGCGTGGCGTCACCATCGCTCCAAGCAGGGGACGCGTCGCCGAATATTTCGACCTGCTTGGCCAGAAGCAGATCTCCAACGCCGTCGATGCTTCTAACTTCACTCTTCTCGGTATGGGGCATCCCACGCATGCTTTCGACCTCGATAAGATCGAAGGCGGCATTATCGTCCGCCTGGCGCGCAGGGGCGAAAAACTCCGACTGCTTGACGGTACCGAGCGCACGCTCGAAGCCGACGACCTCGTCGTAGCGGATGAGAAGAAGGCGCTCGCCTTAGCGGGCGTGATGGGTGGCTGGGATTCGATGATTACCCCTGAGACGAAGAATATCCTCGTCGAGGCGGCATGGTTCGATCAGGCCAGTGTACGGCGCAGTTCGCGGCGACATCTGTTGCATACCGATGCCAGCCATCGCTTCGAGCGGGGAGCCGACTTCAACGCCGCTCCTCTGGCCAACGCGCTTGTCTGCGAACTGATTCTTGAGGCAGGCGGGAAACTCGAAGGCGAGCTTGTGGATGTCATCGATCCCGATGTCGCTGCCCGAACGGCAAACCGCGTACCCATCGAACTTGCCGTCGCGCAGGTGCGCCGCCATCTTGGCACCACCCTCGATCCCGAAGGAATCACTGCGGAAATCGTCCATCAGTATCTTGCCTCGCTGGGCTGCGAACCGCTGTTGCATGGCCTTGATGTCTACCTCGTCAAGTTGCCGTCATGGCGTCTCGATCTTGAGCGTGAGATCGACCTGATCGAAGAGATTGCCCGTGTTTATGGCTACAATCGTTTCGCCAACACGCTGCCAACGGCACTACCGGTCGTTGACTATCCCTCTGCTGCCGCCGAGCATGCCGTCCGCAACCGTCTGTTGCAGCTTGGCTTCAGCGAAGCCGTCTCCAGCACTTTCGCGAGCCGCGAAGATGCTGACCTTTTCTACGGTACTGACGCCGAGATGAGCGCAGGAAAGAAGACTGTAGCGATGGAGAACCCTCTCTCCGAGGAGGCCTCGCTCCTTCGTCCGTCACTCATTCCGGGCATGCTTACGATGCTCGCGCACAATCTCAACCGCGACGTTCGCGAGGTGCGGCTCTTCGAGCACGGACAGGTCTTTACCGGAACGATTCCGGCTGATGCCGGCTATGTCTCCGAGGTCCACGAGAGCCAGCAGCTCTCGCTCGGCATGACCTCGGCTGAGGTGCGTCCGACGCCGCTGTACCCAGCCGTCGATGCGCCAATCTTCGAGCTCAAGGGCGTGATCGAATCGCTCACATCACTGTTCGTTCTTCCCGGTGGCGAGGCAGCGCTCTCCTTCACGACGGCGAACACCCCGGCATGGCTCGAGCCTGGCCGTAGCGCCTGCGCGCTTCTTAATCATCAGCCGATTGCATACTTCGGCGAACTGGCATCGTCTTCGAAGGAGGCTCGCAAGCTACGTCAGCCTGTCTATCTTGCGAAGATCGATCTGGTACGGCTCTATGAGCTTCCGCTCCGGCGTGCTACTTCGCACGAGCTTTCGCGTTATCAGGCTGTCGAGCGCGACTTCTCGTTCGTCTTCGCCGATTCGATCGTTTGGAGCAACATCGCGGAAGCCATCCACGCACTCGCCATTTCGGAATTGACGCGTCTTACCCCCGAGGAGATTTTCCGCGATCCGAAAGGGAAGGCCGTTGCGCAGGGCCAGTATTCGCTTCTCCTGCGGACTGTCTTCCAATCGCACGACCGAACCTTGCGAGAGGAAGAGATCGCCAGTTGGTCCATGCGCATCGTCGAGACGCTGAAGGCTCTCGGCGGAACGCAGCGTGCGTAA
- a CDS encoding cell division protein ZapA, with translation MDQTAQTTKTASSQVEPQPEKQSVAVEIYDQIYHLRGIDPAYIEQLAQIVDSKMRAVSALGNTVDSLRVAVLAALNIADELETLRQRYESLSGSLSLSQVTMRSRAGSLAGLLDEVLEDRKVG, from the coding sequence ATGGATCAGACAGCGCAGACGACAAAGACAGCTTCATCGCAGGTTGAACCCCAGCCCGAGAAACAGTCCGTCGCAGTCGAGATCTACGATCAGATCTACCATCTACGCGGTATCGATCCCGCTTATATTGAGCAGTTGGCGCAAATTGTCGATTCGAAGATGCGCGCCGTCTCCGCACTGGGCAACACCGTCGACTCGCTGCGTGTCGCGGTGCTGGCCGCGCTCAATATCGCTGATGAGTTGGAGACCCTGCGCCAGCGTTACGAGAGCCTCTCCGGTAGCCTCTCTCTTTCGCAGGTCACGATGCGCTCCCGCGCCGGTTCTCTGGCTGGCCTGCTGGACGAAGTGCTCGAAGATCGCAAGGTCGGCTGA
- a CDS encoding TlpA family protein disulfide reductase, producing the protein MHLLSAFTLSCVLMCPLAGAAQSSDSYKSDPKYVAAMAEGKNPSLSLAKMAPAFNVTALDGSRFNLDEMGGKVVLIDFWATWCGPCNRELPHMKKLAQEFANEPLVIISVSWDSDEAKWKDFIAKNGMTWVQYRDADHALSNAFGINAIPHYFTIDSDGVLTAEMLGEDSNVEGKLKKLIAKAKAAREAAPKTTGIGD; encoded by the coding sequence ATGCATCTTCTTTCTGCTTTTACGCTTAGCTGTGTTCTCATGTGCCCGCTCGCCGGTGCTGCACAGTCTTCCGACAGCTACAAATCCGATCCGAAGTACGTCGCCGCGATGGCCGAAGGCAAGAATCCATCGCTCTCGTTGGCGAAGATGGCCCCGGCCTTTAATGTCACTGCTTTGGATGGTTCTCGCTTCAACCTGGATGAGATGGGCGGCAAAGTTGTTCTGATCGACTTCTGGGCAACATGGTGCGGTCCATGCAATCGCGAGCTTCCTCATATGAAGAAGCTCGCTCAGGAGTTTGCAAACGAACCGCTGGTGATTATCAGTGTCAGCTGGGATTCAGACGAAGCGAAGTGGAAGGACTTCATCGCCAAGAATGGCATGACGTGGGTGCAGTACCGTGATGCCGATCATGCACTGTCGAATGCATTTGGCATCAATGCTATTCCGCATTACTTTACGATCGACAGCGATGGCGTTTTAACGGCGGAGATGCTGGGCGAAGATTCCAACGTTGAGGGCAAGTTAAAGAAGCTGATTGCAAAGGCCAAGGCTGCTCGCGAAGCGGCGCCTAAGACGACAGGTATTGGAGACTGA
- a CDS encoding FMN-binding negative transcriptional regulator: MYIPKFNEETRVPVLDQLMRSHPLATLVTMGASGLFATHLPMVLHRVDDTHATLRGHLSRANAQWREFRPDVQALAIFSGPEHYITPNWYPEKAKTGKVVPTWNYAVVHAYGSLRIIEDPTWLLEHLNMLTNTHEASSPTPWKISDAPEGYVETIAKGIVGIELAIERLEGKWKVSQNQNEQTRASVARGLEALGDEASLAMRDLVNGER, from the coding sequence ATGTACATTCCCAAATTCAATGAAGAGACGCGCGTTCCGGTCCTCGATCAGCTGATGCGCTCCCATCCTCTTGCCACGCTCGTTACGATGGGGGCCTCGGGCCTCTTCGCGACGCATCTTCCTATGGTGCTTCACCGTGTAGACGACACCCACGCCACGCTGCGCGGACATCTCTCCCGCGCGAATGCGCAGTGGCGCGAATTCCGTCCCGATGTGCAGGCCCTCGCGATCTTCTCCGGACCGGAGCACTACATCACACCCAACTGGTACCCGGAGAAGGCGAAGACCGGCAAGGTGGTTCCCACGTGGAACTACGCCGTCGTGCATGCCTATGGCTCGCTGCGGATTATCGAAGACCCCACATGGCTACTCGAGCACCTGAACATGTTGACGAATACACATGAAGCTTCCTCGCCTACGCCATGGAAGATCAGCGACGCTCCCGAAGGTTATGTCGAAACCATCGCGAAGGGGATCGTCGGCATCGAGCTTGCGATTGAGCGGCTGGAGGGGAAGTGGAAGGTCAGCCAGAATCAGAATGAACAGACGCGGGCCTCTGTCGCTCGGGGGCTCGAAGCGCTTGGGGACGAAGCCAGCCTCGCCATGCGCGACCTCGTCAACGGAGAACGTTGA
- a CDS encoding esterase, whose translation MKIAQIYLPVAISLFCATTVFAQEPARQQPAPPPPPVRSVEVNPDRTITFRYRDALASQVSVSVDVMGKPLPMEKNGTDVWSVTTEPMAPEIYAYHFSVDGGSRLDAANPRFAPNLVGISNLIEVPGDAPQPWDATNVPHGVVHHHTYTTNVVLGLANNQSDYYVYTPPNYDPKAKKPYPVLFLLHGWSDDASGWTAVGQANLILDNLLAQGKIKPMVVVMPLGYGDMSFVRDHDVWNQSEKIDHNVSLYQKALLSEVLPQVESAYNVSRKREGRAIVGLSMGGLESLTIGLTHPDMFAYVGGFSSAVHSLDAAAQFPSLDPKMANLRLLWIACGVDDHLITPNREFITWLKGKKMPVTQIETPGRHTWSVWRDNLIHFTPLLFTDK comes from the coding sequence ATGAAGATTGCCCAAATATATCTCCCTGTAGCGATCTCCCTGTTCTGCGCAACGACGGTCTTCGCGCAAGAACCCGCACGCCAGCAGCCTGCTCCGCCGCCGCCTCCAGTTCGTTCTGTCGAGGTCAATCCAGACCGCACGATCACCTTTCGCTACCGTGATGCTCTTGCCTCTCAGGTAAGCGTCTCGGTCGATGTAATGGGCAAGCCGCTCCCGATGGAGAAAAATGGCACCGACGTCTGGTCGGTCACTACCGAGCCGATGGCGCCGGAGATCTATGCCTATCACTTCAGCGTCGACGGCGGCAGCCGGCTCGATGCGGCAAATCCTCGTTTTGCGCCGAACCTCGTCGGTATTTCGAATCTCATCGAGGTTCCGGGTGACGCGCCTCAGCCATGGGACGCGACCAACGTCCCTCATGGCGTCGTGCATCATCACACCTACACCACCAATGTTGTTCTTGGGCTTGCAAACAACCAGAGCGATTATTACGTCTATACGCCGCCCAACTATGATCCGAAGGCAAAGAAGCCCTATCCCGTCCTGTTTCTGCTGCATGGCTGGAGCGACGATGCGTCCGGCTGGACTGCTGTCGGACAGGCGAATCTGATCCTCGACAATCTGCTGGCGCAGGGCAAGATCAAGCCGATGGTCGTCGTTATGCCACTTGGCTATGGCGATATGTCTTTCGTCCGCGATCACGATGTCTGGAACCAGTCGGAAAAGATCGACCATAATGTCTCCCTCTACCAAAAGGCACTCCTCTCCGAAGTTCTGCCGCAGGTGGAATCGGCCTACAACGTCTCGCGGAAGCGCGAAGGGCGTGCCATTGTTGGCCTTTCGATGGGCGGACTTGAATCACTGACAATCGGCCTGACGCATCCCGATATGTTTGCTTATGTTGGAGGCTTCAGTTCAGCCGTGCATTCTCTCGATGCAGCCGCGCAGTTTCCCTCGCTCGATCCCAAAATGGCCAATCTGCGTCTGCTGTGGATCGCCTGCGGCGTCGACGATCATTTGATTACACCCAACCGCGAGTTCATCACCTGGCTCAAGGGGAAGAAGATGCCAGTTACGCAGATCGAAACCCCGGGCCGACATACCTGGTCGGTATGGCGCGACAACCTCATCCACTTCACGCCATTGCTGTTTACCGACAAGTAG